A stretch of Sulfurimonas autotrophica DSM 16294 DNA encodes these proteins:
- a CDS encoding RluA family pseudouridine synthase: protein MINTQEYICKNPERLDTFLTSQIGQTRSQIAGLIKHECVFVDGKKVPRPGVKLKAGQVVKVEFPEAKQEKALDVNFDVEILYEDDDVLVINKPSGVTVHPAPSVKEATLVDWLKHKGIRLSTISGEERHGIVHRLDKGTSGTMVVAKNNEAHEFLSKQLQDKSMGRYYIAVIVPPLKEDITVVESNIGRSSHNRLKMACGLEHGKYAKTMFKQLALSEDEHTQLIACKLFTGRTHQIRVHLESMNRHILGDHIYGLSPKQENSERILLHAYMIYFIHPTTKEKVTFKAEFDDIMRETIYKKFDTEILNEVIEPEYIMRSFTADS from the coding sequence ATGATAAACACACAAGAATACATATGTAAAAACCCTGAGCGATTAGATACTTTTCTAACTTCACAAATTGGACAAACACGTTCACAAATAGCGGGGCTGATTAAACATGAATGTGTTTTTGTAGATGGTAAAAAAGTACCTCGTCCGGGTGTGAAACTCAAAGCCGGACAGGTTGTCAAAGTAGAGTTTCCAGAGGCAAAACAAGAAAAAGCTCTTGATGTAAACTTTGATGTTGAGATTCTTTATGAAGATGATGATGTCTTGGTTATAAACAAACCAAGCGGCGTGACAGTGCATCCGGCACCAAGTGTCAAAGAAGCGACTTTGGTTGACTGGCTCAAACATAAAGGCATCAGGCTCTCGACTATCAGCGGAGAAGAACGCCATGGAATCGTTCACCGTCTTGACAAAGGCACAAGCGGAACAATGGTCGTTGCAAAGAACAATGAAGCGCATGAGTTTTTGTCAAAGCAGCTTCAAGACAAAAGTATGGGACGTTATTATATAGCTGTTATTGTTCCGCCTTTAAAAGAAGATATTACAGTTGTTGAATCAAATATAGGCAGAAGTTCTCACAACCGTTTAAAAATGGCCTGCGGCTTAGAACATGGAAAATATGCCAAAACAATGTTTAAACAGTTGGCTTTAAGTGAAGATGAACATACACAGCTCATAGCCTGTAAACTCTTTACTGGACGAACACATCAAATACGCGTGCATTTAGAGAGTATGAACCGTCATATTTTGGGAGATCATATTTATGGACTAAGCCCAAAACAGGAGAATTCGGAACGTATTTTGCTACATGCTTATATGATTTACTTTATTCATCCGACGACAAAGGAAAAAGTAACCTTTAAGGCGGAATTTGATGATATAATGCGAGAAACAATTTATAAAAAATTTGATACGGAGATTTTAAATGAAGTTATTGAGCCTGAGTACATTATGCGCAGTTTCACTGCTGATTCTTAG
- the thrC gene encoding threonine synthase: protein MNFIQTRGVDENRPQTVTFSQAILSPIASFGGLYVPQMLPELGEEFLQKHLNSSYKELASDMLSCFEIDIDAKVIEEALSLYDKFDDASNPVPVVKVKENLYISELYHGPTRAFKDMALQPFGVVLSSIAQRLNENYLILAATSGDTGPAALETFKNRANVKVACLYPDGGTSDVQRLQMVTEDAPNLKVIGINGVFDDAQNALKRLLASQSFKEALQKKDTKLSAANSVNFGRIIFQIIYHIHSYLELVRQNAITMGEQVYLNVPSGNFGNALGGYYAWKMGVPVEKIIISSNENNVLTRLIRNGKYDLRNCEVVGTTSPAMDILKSSNVERVLFDLFGEVRTKELMQNLEENNFYELTADELAKLRECFDADYCSGEEGKKYIKETFQKYHYLMDPHTATCMKSYETCSNPEIKTIAYSTAEWTKFSPVIANALTGEVDTKDIEALESISKVANLEIPQMIKELFSKPIAQTTVIEKENIEDEILKFL from the coding sequence ATGAACTTTATTCAAACACGCGGCGTAGATGAAAATAGACCGCAAACTGTAACTTTTTCACAGGCAATACTGAGCCCTATCGCATCTTTTGGCGGTCTTTACGTTCCCCAGATGCTTCCCGAGCTAGGAGAAGAATTTTTACAAAAGCATTTAAACTCTTCTTATAAAGAACTGGCATCTGATATGTTAAGCTGTTTTGAGATTGACATTGATGCGAAAGTTATTGAGGAAGCGTTATCTTTATATGATAAATTTGATGATGCTTCTAATCCTGTCCCTGTTGTAAAAGTAAAAGAAAATCTTTATATAAGCGAACTCTATCATGGCCCTACGCGTGCGTTTAAAGACATGGCTCTGCAGCCCTTTGGTGTAGTACTCTCTTCAATTGCCCAAAGATTAAATGAAAACTATTTGATTTTGGCAGCGACAAGCGGTGATACCGGTCCGGCAGCGCTTGAAACATTTAAAAATCGTGCAAATGTAAAAGTGGCATGTTTATATCCTGATGGCGGGACAAGTGATGTACAGCGTTTGCAAATGGTTACAGAAGATGCGCCTAACTTAAAAGTAATCGGAATTAACGGTGTATTTGATGATGCACAAAATGCACTCAAACGTTTGTTGGCTTCACAAAGTTTTAAAGAAGCACTTCAAAAGAAAGATACAAAACTCTCAGCAGCAAACTCTGTCAACTTTGGACGTATTATATTTCAAATTATTTATCACATTCACTCTTATTTGGAACTGGTTCGACAAAATGCAATTACTATGGGCGAACAAGTTTACCTTAATGTTCCTAGTGGAAACTTTGGAAATGCTCTTGGCGGATATTACGCTTGGAAAATGGGAGTTCCTGTTGAAAAAATCATTATTTCATCCAATGAAAATAATGTACTTACACGTTTAATTCGTAATGGAAAGTACGACTTAAGAAATTGTGAAGTAGTGGGCACAACATCACCTGCAATGGATATTTTAAAATCATCTAATGTTGAGCGTGTATTATTTGATTTGTTCGGTGAAGTAAGAACAAAAGAGTTGATGCAGAATCTTGAAGAGAATAATTTCTATGAATTAACTGCTGATGAGCTTGCAAAACTCCGTGAGTGTTTTGATGCTGACTATTGCAGCGGTGAAGAGGGAAAAAAATATATTAAAGAAACATTCCAAAAGTATCACTATTTGATGGATCCGCATACGGCTACATGTATGAAGTCATATGAAACATGCTCAAACCCTGAAATCAAAACGATTGCCTATTCAACTGCCGAGTGGACAAAATTTTCTCCTGTGATTGCAAATGCATTAACGGGAGAAGTAGATACAAAAGATATTGAAGCATTGGAATCTATATCTAAAGTGGCAAATCTTGAAATTCCTCAGATGATAAAAGAACTCTTTTCTAAACCAATAGCACAAACAACAGTGATAGAAAAAGAGAATATAGAAGATGAGATACTGAAGTTTTTATAA
- a CDS encoding fibronectin type III domain-containing protein translates to MKLLSLSTLCAVSLLILSGCQGINPLPKKKVVIDSTLPVVTLTKNGIMRDMKTVAFEWKSIKDPRVQGVYVYKRVSGEKTSNKLDYYDSIDNRFKTHYLDANDEPNTKYSYAFRVVAKDAQGKLSETYDVSTLPVLQSVAWIHSIAGLPRSAKIIWRPHENKRVESYIIERKTFEDEKFEKIATLKGRLNAEYIDEGLADNAVYLYRIRVETYDGIISTPSEIVKSVTKALPKSVEYISATKDLPKKIKIDWSASKQKDFNQYYLYRGKDIDSSFDLIAKLYNNHYTDNIDEDGKVYFYRVSVVDNDGLESEHDKNTIMGMTLPKPDAPVITGIKLINSGVELSWKKTDPRIKSFQILRKHRTGWLKETTKEYKNIYKTSFVDNNINPDSTYTYTVYGIDENGIISKPSTEVKIKTAESDKIVDGEKSEPIKEVEVRGQEDNTQSTQETLTPAKDLDLNEI, encoded by the coding sequence ATGAAGTTATTGAGCCTGAGTACATTATGCGCAGTTTCACTGCTGATTCTTAGCGGTTGTCAGGGAATTAATCCACTACCGAAGAAAAAGGTTGTTATAGATTCTACATTGCCGGTTGTTACATTGACAAAAAACGGAATTATGCGTGATATGAAGACAGTAGCCTTTGAATGGAAGAGCATTAAAGACCCAAGAGTACAAGGTGTTTATGTTTACAAAAGAGTGTCAGGCGAAAAAACTTCTAATAAGTTAGATTATTATGACAGTATTGATAACCGATTTAAAACACATTATCTAGATGCCAATGATGAACCAAATACAAAATATAGTTATGCTTTTAGAGTAGTTGCCAAAGATGCACAGGGAAAATTGAGTGAAACGTATGATGTCAGTACGCTGCCTGTTTTACAGTCTGTAGCGTGGATACACTCAATAGCCGGACTTCCAAGAAGTGCCAAAATTATTTGGAGACCGCATGAAAACAAAAGAGTTGAATCTTACATCATAGAGCGAAAAACATTTGAAGATGAAAAGTTTGAAAAGATTGCTACACTCAAAGGACGTTTAAACGCTGAGTATATTGATGAAGGTTTGGCAGATAATGCAGTTTATTTATACCGTATACGTGTAGAAACATATGATGGAATCATCTCAACACCTTCAGAGATTGTAAAGTCTGTCACAAAAGCATTGCCTAAAAGTGTTGAGTACATCAGTGCAACAAAAGATTTACCAAAAAAAATAAAAATCGACTGGTCTGCGTCAAAGCAAAAAGACTTTAATCAGTACTACCTTTATAGAGGAAAAGATATAGACAGTTCTTTTGACCTTATAGCAAAGTTGTATAACAATCATTACACAGACAATATTGATGAAGATGGGAAAGTGTACTTTTACAGGGTCAGTGTTGTTGATAACGACGGGCTTGAAAGTGAACATGATAAAAATACCATAATGGGTATGACACTGCCAAAACCTGATGCGCCTGTTATTACAGGGATTAAACTTATCAACTCAGGAGTAGAACTTTCATGGAAGAAAACAGATCCGAGAATAAAATCTTTTCAGATACTCAGAAAACACAGAACAGGTTGGCTCAAAGAGACGACAAAAGAGTATAAAAACATCTATAAAACCAGTTTTGTGGACAATAACATAAACCCGGACAGTACATATACATACACAGTATATGGCATAGATGAAAATGGAATTATCTCAAAACCAAGTACAGAAGTAAAAATAAAAACAGCAGAATCTGACAAAATAGTTGACGGTGAAAAAAGTGAGCCTATTAAAGAAGTGGAAGTACGAGGGCAAGAAGATAATACTCAAAGTACGCAAGAAACACTAACACCTGCTAAAGATTTAGATTTAAACGAGATTTAA
- a CDS encoding cell division ATP-binding protein FtsE gives MDKVIIAENLSLAYSKDETIINKANFSIDSGSFVFITGASGSGKSTLLKSLYGALKPVEGSLVVGGVELRGVANSKLNFLRKHLGIVFQDYKLVKEWTIEKNIMLPLIINGYEKSIMESQVDSLLKHVRLKHQSGKYPLELSGGEQQRVAMARALAHNPILILADEPTGNLDDYSSQLIWNLLEGANEQLKTTIIVVTHHIPEAMKVEYKHYHIEFGDIHEVV, from the coding sequence ATGGATAAAGTCATAATCGCAGAGAATTTGTCTCTTGCTTATTCCAAAGATGAAACTATTATAAACAAAGCAAATTTCTCTATAGACTCAGGGAGTTTTGTGTTTATTACCGGAGCGAGCGGAAGCGGTAAATCTACACTTTTAAAGTCACTTTATGGTGCGCTTAAACCTGTTGAGGGAAGTTTGGTAGTTGGAGGCGTTGAGCTTCGAGGTGTGGCAAATTCAAAGCTTAATTTTTTACGAAAACACCTCGGCATCGTTTTTCAAGACTATAAACTTGTAAAAGAGTGGACGATTGAAAAAAATATCATGCTGCCTTTGATTATAAACGGGTATGAAAAAAGTATAATGGAAAGTCAGGTTGACTCTCTGCTCAAACATGTACGACTGAAACATCAATCGGGAAAATACCCGTTAGAACTCAGCGGTGGAGAACAGCAGCGCGTGGCAATGGCAAGAGCTTTGGCGCATAACCCGATTCTGATACTTGCTGATGAGCCTACAGGTAACCTTGATGATTATTCTTCACAGCTTATCTGGAATCTTTTAGAGGGTGCAAATGAACAGTTGAAAACTACTATTATAGTCGTGACACACCATATTCCTGAAGCTATGAAGGTTGAGTATAAGCATTATCATATAGAATTTGGAGATATTCATGAAGTCGTTTAA
- a CDS encoding pyrroline-5-carboxylate reductase, with product MKTITFIGNGNMALSIAEGLKENYKIEVVGRDSKKLDAFEQKLGLHVEKSLLDNYNIEQKTVMLCVKPANVEEVSAKLQGKAEILYSVLAGTSIEKLKNNFNTSAVVRAMPNLAASVGKSMTTLTGDTAYKEESQTLFSSIGTTRWLGSEKEIDIATALAGSGPAYLALIAESLTDGAVKQGLKRDDAMAIMRGLFDGFGTLIQDIHPALLKDGVMSPGGTTAAGYAALEQGNVRNACIEAIEKAYKKAVEL from the coding sequence ATGAAAACTATAACATTTATCGGAAATGGCAATATGGCACTCAGTATTGCCGAGGGTTTAAAAGAGAACTATAAAATAGAAGTTGTTGGAAGAGATAGTAAAAAATTGGATGCATTTGAACAAAAACTTGGTTTACATGTAGAAAAATCTCTTCTTGATAATTACAACATTGAACAAAAGACGGTTATGCTCTGTGTCAAGCCGGCAAATGTGGAAGAAGTATCGGCAAAACTTCAAGGAAAAGCAGAAATACTTTATTCGGTTTTAGCCGGAACAAGCATAGAAAAATTAAAAAATAATTTTAATACATCCGCTGTTGTAAGAGCTATGCCAAATCTTGCAGCAAGCGTCGGTAAATCTATGACAACTTTAACAGGTGATACCGCTTATAAAGAAGAATCCCAAACACTTTTTTCTTCTATCGGTACAACAAGATGGCTTGGCAGTGAGAAAGAGATAGATATTGCAACAGCACTCGCAGGAAGCGGTCCTGCTTATCTTGCCCTTATTGCAGAATCTTTAACCGACGGTGCGGTAAAACAAGGACTCAAACGAGATGATGCTATGGCGATTATGAGAGGTCTATTTGACGGTTTTGGAACACTAATACAAGACATACATCCTGCTCTGCTTAAAGATGGTGTAATGAGTCCCGGTGGGACAACTGCAGCCGGTTACGCTGCACTAGAACAAGGCAACGTCCGTAATGCATGTATAGAGGCTATCGAAAAAGCCTATAAAAAAGCAGTTGAACTTTAA
- the trmB gene encoding tRNA (guanosine(46)-N7)-methyltransferase TrmB, whose product MPHLHIEEFKQIDFPKVYDEVSFNFIASNAMHEDEKLISTTVEDEDFFLLVKEEENKSLLKTDKLTRPASIHNVHRALLAYAKAAGLHVINSNVPQTQKNIHLQEVTALKKIEYFANKFPLDKEVRIEVGFGSGRHLLHQAATHPDVLFIGIEIHRPSIEQVLKQSVIQKLNNLLVLDYDARLFMELVPSNIVGAIYVHFPVPWDKKPHRRVISTSFIEEARRVLKVGGTLELRTDSENYYAYSYETFIAFNKTTLQINKNKDIAISSKYEDRWKKMEKNIYDVTMINDELSEPLTIEGDFTFSKPGLSFDEITGLHNKTFRFEDGFMHFERVYKTKNGVMLRLSMGSFDRPEHLYIIIDEKGISYYPDLPLKSRSNLKAHKELGKILHG is encoded by the coding sequence ATGCCGCATTTACATATAGAAGAATTTAAACAAATTGATTTTCCAAAAGTTTATGATGAGGTGAGTTTTAACTTCATCGCATCCAACGCTATGCATGAAGATGAAAAACTCATCTCAACGACAGTGGAGGATGAAGACTTTTTTCTTTTAGTAAAAGAAGAAGAAAATAAAAGCCTGCTAAAAACAGATAAGCTCACGCGTCCGGCTTCCATACATAATGTCCATCGTGCACTGCTCGCATATGCAAAAGCTGCCGGATTACATGTAATCAACTCCAACGTACCTCAGACACAAAAAAATATACACCTTCAAGAAGTGACGGCACTGAAAAAAATAGAATACTTTGCCAATAAATTCCCCCTGGATAAAGAAGTAAGAATTGAAGTAGGATTTGGCTCAGGACGTCATTTACTTCATCAGGCGGCAACTCATCCTGATGTTCTATTTATAGGCATAGAGATTCATCGTCCCTCAATAGAGCAGGTACTTAAACAAAGTGTTATTCAAAAGTTGAATAATCTGCTTGTGCTTGATTATGATGCTCGTCTTTTTATGGAGCTTGTGCCTTCAAATATTGTCGGGGCAATTTATGTGCATTTCCCTGTTCCATGGGACAAAAAACCGCATCGAAGAGTAATTTCGACTTCATTTATCGAAGAAGCTCGTCGTGTTTTAAAAGTCGGTGGAACTTTGGAACTTAGAACTGACAGTGAAAATTATTATGCCTACTCCTATGAAACTTTTATAGCTTTTAATAAAACTACACTGCAAATCAATAAAAACAAAGATATTGCCATAAGTTCCAAGTATGAAGACAGATGGAAAAAAATGGAGAAAAACATTTATGATGTAACAATGATAAATGATGAACTCTCCGAGCCATTGACAATAGAAGGGGATTTTACTTTTTCAAAACCCGGTTTGAGTTTTGACGAGATTACAGGACTGCATAATAAAACTTTTCGATTTGAAGATGGTTTTATGCATTTTGAACGGGTATATAAAACAAAAAATGGCGTCATGCTGCGTTTGTCTATGGGTAGTTTCGACAGACCTGAACATTTATATATAATTATTGATGAAAAGGGCATTTCATATTATCCTGATTTGCCGTTAAAATCACGTAGTAATTTAAAAGCCCATAAAGAACTGGGCAAGATTTTACATGGATAA
- a CDS encoding FtsW/RodA/SpoVE family cell cycle protein, with translation MWRFDKSILSQFDFFSIILIIPLVIMSHWLIGEAVPALADKQLAYVGIAFIVFLIVFVLPIRRMSWLIPFIYWGNIALLLGVEFFGHSRLGAQRWIDIPFINATIQPSEFVKPALILMLAYLIHKNPPPLHGYRLKDFLRISLYILLPFVLIAKEPDLGTALVLLLIGYGVLFYVGVYWKIVAAIVAGILLISPLAYKYGLHDYQKTRITDFLGAKPSYHVQQSIIAIGSGGWTGKDKENATQTQMKFLPIATSDFIFAFVVERTGFLGALALILLYAMLILHLLSLSIFNNDYFIKVVTVSISFMIFIYMGVNISMTIGYAPVVGVPLPMFSYGGSSFLNFMVLFAIMENLITFRYKDMYDKSGTKSFV, from the coding sequence TTGTGGAGATTTGATAAGAGTATTTTATCACAATTTGACTTTTTTTCTATCATTCTTATCATTCCTTTGGTAATTATGTCGCATTGGCTCATCGGTGAAGCTGTTCCTGCTCTTGCGGACAAACAGCTTGCTTATGTCGGTATTGCTTTTATAGTCTTTTTAATTGTTTTTGTACTGCCTATCAGGCGCATGAGCTGGCTTATTCCTTTTATATACTGGGGGAATATCGCCCTGCTTTTAGGTGTTGAATTTTTCGGACATTCACGGCTCGGTGCACAACGCTGGATAGACATTCCTTTTATTAACGCTACCATTCAGCCCTCAGAGTTTGTAAAACCGGCACTTATTCTGATGCTTGCATATCTTATACACAAAAATCCACCGCCTCTTCACGGCTACAGGCTCAAAGATTTTTTACGTATCAGTTTATATATTTTGCTCCCCTTTGTTCTCATTGCAAAGGAACCAGATTTGGGAACGGCACTTGTGTTATTACTCATCGGGTATGGCGTTTTATTTTATGTAGGCGTTTACTGGAAAATAGTTGCCGCTATTGTTGCAGGTATTTTACTAATATCACCGCTTGCGTATAAATATGGGCTGCATGACTACCAAAAAACAAGAATTACAGACTTTTTAGGTGCCAAGCCATCATACCACGTACAACAATCCATAATTGCAATAGGTTCAGGCGGATGGACCGGAAAAGACAAAGAAAATGCAACCCAAACACAAATGAAATTTCTGCCTATTGCCACGAGTGATTTTATTTTTGCTTTTGTGGTCGAGAGGACAGGATTCTTAGGAGCTTTAGCCCTTATTTTGCTGTATGCTATGCTTATATTGCATCTGTTGAGTTTAAGTATATTTAACAATGACTATTTTATAAAAGTAGTTACCGTCTCCATCTCTTTTATGATTTTTATATATATGGGAGTAAATATTTCCATGACCATAGGCTACGCCCCTGTCGTAGGTGTACCACTGCCAATGTTTTCATACGGAGGCAGCAGTTTTTTAAACTTTATGGTACTTTTTGCCATCATGGAAAACCTCATCACATTCAGGTACAAAGATATGTATGATAAGAGCGGAACAAAGAGTTTTGTGTAA
- a CDS encoding murein hydrolase activator EnvC family protein translates to MRTILFVLLFTCTSAMFAATEIDKKINKTSSKLHSYTKNYSRLNAKMAQTAKAIIKQKAELEKKTIYLKKLEKELSLKEGSHRENIKQLKSLKKSQTELKKKQQKLEEELIFVIAQTVSLSVVLEEEYPENEQAIMEFEVLKGMLKASKEKAKLLSKKFFENEKNIDLISLHVSSLEVAIANIDQKRKELIKTKNENKKALKKLTSAKASYKKELKNLLKRQNALKKTLSRLNIIKIDEIKRAKEEKARKIAFEKQKIQLNKNLPKVKKHGSSYQAIKTIRYRGRKTIAPLNSYTITKKYGTYTDPIYGIKIFNESISLKPKQPNAKVKTVFNGKVIYAANTAVLDNVVIVEHKKGLHTIYANLSQIAPNIKKGKKIAKGATIGRVKDELVFEVTQKTKHINPIRLFK, encoded by the coding sequence ATGAGAACTATACTATTTGTTTTACTCTTTACATGTACCTCTGCAATGTTCGCTGCAACAGAGATAGATAAAAAAATAAATAAAACAAGCTCCAAGCTGCATTCATACACGAAAAACTACTCCAGACTTAATGCCAAAATGGCACAAACGGCAAAAGCTATTATCAAGCAAAAAGCTGAGTTGGAAAAGAAAACAATTTATCTGAAAAAATTAGAAAAAGAGCTCTCTTTAAAAGAGGGAAGTCACCGTGAAAATATAAAACAGCTTAAATCTTTAAAAAAATCTCAAACTGAGTTAAAGAAAAAACAGCAAAAACTTGAAGAAGAACTGATTTTTGTTATTGCACAGACGGTTTCTTTGTCTGTTGTTTTAGAAGAAGAATACCCTGAAAACGAACAGGCAATTATGGAGTTTGAAGTTTTAAAAGGTATGTTGAAAGCTTCAAAAGAAAAAGCAAAACTTTTAAGTAAAAAATTCTTTGAAAATGAAAAAAATATAGATTTAATCAGCTTACATGTAAGTTCATTAGAAGTTGCTATTGCAAATATAGATCAAAAAAGAAAAGAGCTAATTAAAACAAAAAATGAAAATAAAAAAGCTTTAAAAAAGTTGACCTCGGCAAAAGCATCATATAAAAAAGAGTTAAAAAACCTTTTAAAAAGACAAAATGCTTTGAAGAAAACACTTTCAAGGCTTAACATTATAAAAATAGACGAAATAAAAAGGGCAAAAGAAGAAAAAGCTAGAAAAATTGCCTTTGAAAAACAAAAGATTCAGCTGAACAAAAATTTGCCGAAAGTGAAAAAGCACGGAAGTAGCTATCAGGCAATTAAAACAATTAGGTATAGAGGCAGAAAAACAATTGCTCCGCTTAACTCCTATACTATTACCAAAAAATACGGTACATATACAGACCCTATTTATGGTATAAAAATATTTAATGAATCTATTTCTCTCAAACCAAAACAACCTAATGCAAAGGTTAAAACTGTCTTTAACGGGAAAGTTATATATGCAGCTAACACGGCAGTTTTAGACAATGTTGTCATTGTAGAACACAAAAAAGGACTGCATACGATTTATGCAAATCTTTCACAAATAGCACCAAATATTAAAAAGGGCAAAAAAATTGCTAAAGGTGCAACGATTGGACGTGTCAAAGATGAACTTGTCTTTGAAGTGACACAAAAAACAAAGCATATCAATCCGATACGTTTATTTAAATAG
- a CDS encoding glutamate-5-semialdehyde dehydrogenase has protein sequence MEQFLKEAKSASRVLNTLSGSDKNKILREMANALRANTMDLMEANAIDMLEGEKNRLSSALMDRLFLDEERVESMAKAVEEIAALKEPVGRVLDGWVTEDGLKIEKVSIPIGVIGIIYESRPNVTSDTAALCFKSSNVCVLKGGKEAQRSNKAIAKVLKAVLENHDLPTSLISLIPDSSREGVAKLIKMDKYVDLIIPRGGAGLIKYVSENATVSVVKHDKGQCHTYIDKDADIDNAIKIAINAKVQRPGVCNSMETLLVDKAIAKETLPLLKEAFDAAHTDLKGCSATQEIINVASASDIDYDTEYLANILNIKVVEGVNGAIEHIVRFGSGHSEAIITQNITTAEEFLNNIDAAAVYVNASTRFTDGGAFGFGAEVGISTNKLHARGPMGIEGLTTYKYKVYGNGQIR, from the coding sequence ATGGAACAATTTTTAAAAGAAGCAAAATCTGCGAGCAGAGTTTTAAATACTTTAAGCGGCAGTGATAAAAACAAAATTTTAAGAGAGATGGCAAATGCTTTACGTGCCAATACTATGGATTTGATGGAAGCCAATGCTATAGATATGCTTGAAGGTGAAAAAAACAGACTCTCTTCGGCTTTAATGGACAGGCTCTTTTTGGATGAAGAAAGGGTGGAATCTATGGCAAAAGCTGTGGAAGAAATAGCCGCGCTCAAAGAACCGGTCGGACGCGTACTTGACGGCTGGGTTACTGAAGATGGACTGAAAATAGAAAAAGTGAGTATTCCTATCGGTGTTATCGGCATTATTTATGAATCTCGTCCAAATGTTACAAGTGATACGGCAGCACTTTGTTTTAAAAGCTCAAATGTTTGTGTACTTAAAGGCGGAAAAGAAGCCCAACGTTCAAACAAAGCAATAGCAAAAGTTTTAAAAGCAGTCTTGGAAAATCACGATTTGCCGACCTCGCTTATATCTTTGATTCCTGACAGTTCACGCGAAGGTGTTGCAAAGCTTATTAAAATGGATAAATATGTAGATTTGATTATCCCTCGAGGCGGTGCAGGGCTTATTAAGTATGTCAGTGAAAATGCAACGGTAAGTGTCGTAAAACATGACAAAGGACAATGCCATACATATATTGATAAAGATGCTGATATTGACAATGCCATAAAAATTGCAATTAACGCAAAAGTACAAAGACCTGGTGTTTGTAATTCAATGGAGACGCTGCTTGTAGACAAAGCCATTGCCAAAGAGACACTTCCACTTTTAAAAGAGGCTTTTGATGCAGCGCATACGGATTTAAAAGGATGCAGTGCGACTCAGGAAATCATTAATGTTGCAAGTGCTAGTGATATAGACTATGACACTGAATATTTGGCAAATATTTTAAACATTAAAGTTGTCGAGGGCGTTAACGGAGCGATAGAACATATTGTACGTTTTGGCTCAGGACACTCAGAGGCTATCATTACCCAAAATATTACAACGGCAGAAGAATTTTTAAATAACATTGACGCCGCAGCTGTATATGTTAATGCTTCTACACGTTTTACAGACGGCGGAGCCTTTGGATTTGGTGCAGAAGTGGGGATAAGTACCAATAAACTTCACGCCAGGGGACCTATGGGCATAGAAGGACTGACTACATATAAGTACAAAGTTTACGGAAACGGGCAGATAAGATAA